The sequence GGAACATCCCTTCTTTGTTGATAAGCTGATTATTCAGCAGGTGTACTGAGATCGCATTGATCCAGTGGAATAATGCTGCTCTTTCTGAACCAACGGTAGCCAATCCAGGTTAAGGCGAAGATCGGCAGACTGACGTAGGAGACGAGAATGCCGTACCAGTCAATGCTTTTTCCGGAAAAAGCACCGAGATTCTGCCCAGCTATAGCTACCAGGCACAATGCGAAGGCAAAGAGTGGCCCGAACGGGAACCATTTGGCCCGGTAAGGCAGTTCATCCAGAGAATGACCTTGCGCTACAAAGGCGTGTCGGAAACGGTAGTGGCAGATGGCTATGCCAAGCCAGTTGATAAATCCGCACATTCCAGAGGCGTTAAGCAGCCAGTTGTAGACAACGCCGTCGCCAAAGAAGGAAGCCAGAAAGGCCAGCATGCCGACAGCTGTAGTGACCAGCAAGGCTGCGACAGGCACGCCGCGGCGATTCAATTTACCTAGTGCGCGCGGTGCCATGCCATCCTTAGCCATCGCATACAGGATACGAGTAGAGGCGTACATTCCGGAGTTTCCGGCTGAGAGCACGGAGCTGAGAATAACGGCATTCATCACAGATGCTGCAATAGCAAGGCCTGCTTTATTGAATACGATCGTGAACGGACTAACTCCGATAGCATCGATGCCGCCGCGCAGCAGATCCGGATTCGTATAAGGAATCAGCAGACCGATTACGAGAATGGCAAGGATATAAAAGATTAGAATGCGCCAGAATACTTGGCGGATGGCGAGCGGTACGTTACGGCGCGGATTCTCGCTCTCGCCAGCGGCAACACCGACCAGTTCGGTACCTTGGAAGGAGAAACCAGCAGCCATAAAGACGCCAACGAAGGCAAAGAAACCACCGTGGAAAGAGGTTCCGCCAAGTTGGAAATTGCTGAGGCCGACTGCTTTTCCACCCATGATGCCAAAGATCATCAGCACCCCAACAACCAGGAAGACGATGACGGTAATGATCTTGATAATAGCGAACCAATACTCCGATTCTCCGTATCCACGGGAAGAGAGGAAGTTAAGGCCAAACATCACCAGCAGGAACAGCAAGCTCCAGAGGATGGAAGGGCTGTCTGGAAACCAGTATTTAATAATAACTGTCGCGGCAGAAAGCTCTGCTGCAATGGTAACCGCCCAGTTATACCAGAAATTCCAACCAATGGCGAAACCGAAAGCGGGGCTCACGAAGCGGGTACCATAAGTACTAAATGACCCTGAATCAGGTAAATAGGTCGCTAGTTCTCCAAGACTGGTCATCAGAAAATAGACCATAATGCCGACAGCCGAGAAGGCCAATAGTGCCCCTCCGGGTCCGGAGGATGCAATGGCCCCACCGCTGGCGAGAAATAGCCCGGTCCCGATGGATCCACCGAGCGCAATCATAGTTAAATGTCTTGCTTTGAATGTCTTACGGAGTCCCGGACTGCTATTAGTGCTGACTTGTGTAATATTCTTTTGCTTGCCTTGCATGAATCTGACACTCCTTCTGTTGATCTCATGTTTCTGTTCATGAACGGGGAGTGCTGAGCGCCATAGATTATGTGGAATAGAGTGAACATATAATTTCTTATATTTGCACAAAAAAACCGCAGACTATAGCTGCGGTTTCTTATATTTCAGCTCCGCATCATACTCCCTGTGAAGATAGCGCAACACTGTGCAGCCTGCTGTTATTGACAGGCCAAGCACGGTGACAGTTCCGCACCTTTCGGTAACGGCCCCAGCCCGCGCCGCAGGAAGAGCGGCAACGCAGGCTTCGGCGGATATTCCTTTCAGCTACGCTTCATAGACGGCTCTTTAACGTCTCCACGTGCTTACTCTTTATAT comes from Paenibacillus sp. 19GGS1-52 and encodes:
- a CDS encoding amino acid permease; its protein translation is MQGKQKNITQVSTNSSPGLRKTFKARHLTMIALGGSIGTGLFLASGGAIASSGPGGALLAFSAVGIMVYFLMTSLGELATYLPDSGSFSTYGTRFVSPAFGFAIGWNFWYNWAVTIAAELSAATVIIKYWFPDSPSILWSLLFLLVMFGLNFLSSRGYGESEYWFAIIKIITVIVFLVVGVLMIFGIMGGKAVGLSNFQLGGTSFHGGFFAFVGVFMAAGFSFQGTELVGVAAGESENPRRNVPLAIRQVFWRILIFYILAILVIGLLIPYTNPDLLRGGIDAIGVSPFTIVFNKAGLAIAASVMNAVILSSVLSAGNSGMYASTRILYAMAKDGMAPRALGKLNRRGVPVAALLVTTAVGMLAFLASFFGDGVVYNWLLNASGMCGFINWLGIAICHYRFRHAFVAQGHSLDELPYRAKWFPFGPLFAFALCLVAIAGQNLGAFSGKSIDWYGILVSYVSLPIFALTWIGYRWFRKSSIIPLDQCDLSTPAE